The Linepithema humile isolate Giens D197 chromosome 7, Lhum_UNIL_v1.0, whole genome shotgun sequence genome has a window encoding:
- the LOC105678029 gene encoding uncharacterized protein produces the protein MWIFIFFYSLFILQKSETASDVIVKEVAAGHLAELPCLSIDDHHRFMFWQFGNNDIIGPGNPLNDKKYNYEVLTGTLQIRGVSTTESGFYKCVSKGLLDDSQLKIHSVELIVKNDWEKLWENDFETNLLRGMTAVMVLIVAVAVVLLIITVKRNRSQRFFDLEESRENSPERYTPNNAPGVSSGVENVGADNPVLDIDFPKVFQQMQKEQATP, from the exons ATgtggatttttatatttttttattcattatttatattacaaaagtcTGAAACTGCAAGTGATGTAATAGTGAAAGAAGTGGCTGCTGGACATTTGGCTGAGCTTCCATGCTTAAGCATCGACGATCATCATCGTTTTATGTTTTGGCAATTCGGAAATAATGATATCATCGGTCCAGGGAATCCTTTAaatgataagaaatataattatgaagtGTTGACTGGCACACTTCAAATCAGG gGGGTATCAACAACTGAATCTGGTTTTTACAAATGTGTTTCAAAAGGCTTATTGGACGATTCGCAATTGAAAATTCATTCTGTTGAATTAATAGTTAAAAACGATTGGGAGAAACTTTGGGAAAATGATTTTgag aCAAATTTATTACGTGGGATGACTGCTGTTATGGTATTAATAGTTGCTGTAGCTGTCGTTCTTCTCATTATTACCGTTAAGAGAAACAGAAGTCAGAGATTCTTtg ATCTAGAGGAGTCAAGAGAAAATTCTCCAGAACGATATACGCCAAATAACGCACCTGGCGTTTCATCAGGCGTTGAGAATGTTGGAGCCGATAATCCTGTTCTCGACATAGATTTTCCCAAAGTGTTTCAACAAATGCAGAAAGAACAAGCGACAccatag
- the APC4 gene encoding anaphase-promoting complex subunit 4 — MSSTMRQLEERQLPAEVTTMLWSPKMDLLAISNVKGEVVLHRLTWQKVWLLSPQEESDTIAQLAWRPDGKLLAVCYENSKLLCLVDVETKNTIHKTKLPTNNLTVCVKWLSLSNTEHESSLTSDKSNKPTGDYLPPLPSLIRGYSTEPERKEFLSNILDILFIGQENGTVLIYIFGMFYCGTITVGNGPILQITGGSDDPIWITWKDDSCIKTTRVSCPLLEKSKAFLKVAQIQANIECLKDYLSRTLMATSEAWEKILFEMDEKLTRYAEANPPGSMSADFLELLMIGIPTKNLENFLLRDLTEKGLKKFGHSIEMCYSNIQKLVSKNLTSVGMALVYQLAELRGLVRVGGTYEALGLRDEMLITNAINESEAFLAKSYEIEQVIDQSMRNYKAFFRWLYVAILQLTDGSVMSEMSRVNQQELTFIAEFLNGFDKTVPRADGKIAVNLEKLGQYLRHENLQTRLTTEGSEWAAMLDTNDCLRNYAHIVKQDFNLSLVQSHAKLVAAVENVFTEAYQGLVDHFVMISISLSSFASLISSQIITSNGNLLLAMSDINSKILKLFNIRHSSTEPVSLNSKVTTIDMNYKQGEYPKESIDIVILDLQFYSQDYLSLLILNKQTHAPSLLQVPLQDISTFKNQDDNTMSLADIIGLMWPKPFQGISVKRLAVSGPRKVAAILSENNRKIRLLETEAEPEDEEDDDEEESRTMERMMDTTPSTHFSAETRPDSQDYY, encoded by the exons ATGTCTAGTACCATGAGACAGCTGGAGGAGCGTCAGCTCCCAGCAGAAGTGACGACGATGCTGTGGTCACCAAAAATGGATCTTTTAGCAATTAGTAATGTAAAAG GTGAAGTCGTTCTTCATAGGCTTACGTGGCAAAAAGTCTGGTTATTAAGCCCACAAGAAGAATCCGACACTATTGCTCAACTGGCATGGAGGCCAGATGGAAAGCTTCTTGCAGTGTGCTACGAGAATTCCAAACTACTTTGTCTTGTTGATGTTGAAACTAAAAACACCattcataaaacaaaattacctACAAACAATTTAACTGTTTGTGTCAAATGGTTGTCACTGTCAAATACAGAGCATGAAAGCTCATTGACGAGTGATAAATCTAATAAACCCACAGGTGATTACCTGCCGCCCTTGCCCAGTTTAATCAGAGGTTATAGTACAGAACCTGAAcgcaaagaatttttatcCAACATTTTAGATATCCTCTTC ATTGGCCAAGAAAATGGCACagtattaatatacatttttggtATGTTCTATTGTGGCACTATAACCGTAGGCAATGGACCAATTTTGCAAATCACAGGTGGATCCGATGACCCAATATGGATTACATGGAAAGATGATAGTTGCATTAAAACGACAAGAGTATCTTGTCCACTGCTTGAGAAGAGCAAGGCATTTCTCAAG GTTGCACAAATCCAAGCCAACATAGAATGTTTAAAGGATTATCTGTCACGTACTTTAATGGCCACTTCTGAAGCTTGGGAGAAAATACTCTTTGAAATGGATGAAAAGCTTACAAGATATGCAGAAGCAAATCCACCTGGCAGTATGTCTGCAGACTTCTTAGAACTGTTGATGATCGGGATACCCacgaaaaatttagaaaattttctgCTTCGAGATCTTACAGAGAAAGGATTGAAAAAGTTTGGCCACAGTATCGAAATGTGTTACAGTAACATACAG AAATTAGTCTCGAAAAATTTAACTAGTGTCGGCATGGCCTTAGTTTATCAATTAGCTGAATTGAGAGGATTGGTAAGAGTAGGTGGCACGTACGAAGCGTTGGGATTACGCGATGAAATGCTTATAACTAATGCCATTAATGAGTCCGAGGCTTTTCTGGCAAAGTCGTATGAAATCGAGCAAGTTATAGATCAGAGTATGCGTAATTACAAAGCATTTTTCCG GTGGTTATACGTAGCCATCCTTCAATTAACGGATGGATCAGTAATGTCAGAAATGAGCCGCGTGAATCAACAGGAATTGACATTTATCGCCGAATTTCTAAATGGTTTTGATAAAACCGTGCCAAGAGCGGATGGAAAAATAGCTGtaaatctagaaaaattaGGCCAATATCTGCGACACGAAAATCTACAAACTCGCCTGACTACGGAAGGAAGCGAATGGGCTGCTATGCTCGATACAAATGATTGCTTGCGCAATTACGCGCATATAGTAAAGCAAGATTTTAACTTATCTTTAGTGCAATCTCATGCCAAATTAGTTGCTGCTGTAGAAAATGTCTTTACTGAAGCTTATCAAGGCTTAGTCGATCACTTTGTGATGATTTCCATTTCTTTGTCATCGTTTGCATCTCTCATATCCTCGCAAATTATAACAAGCAATGGAAATCTCTTGTTAGCTATGAGCGACATTAAtagcaaaattttgaaactttttaacATCAGGCACTCGTCTACGGAACCTGTATCTCTGAATTCGAAGGTGACTACGATAGATATGAATTATAAACAAG GAGAATATCCGAAAGAGAGTATTGATATTGTGATATTGGATTTGCAATTTTACTCACAAGACTACCTTAGTTTGCTTATATTGAATAAACAGACGCATGCACCGTCTCTTCTACAAGTGCCATTACAAGATATATCCACCTTTAAAAATCAAGACGACAATACGATGTCCTTAGCCGATATTATCGGTTTGATGTGGCCGAAACCATTTCAGGGAATATCCGTGAAACGGTTAGCGGTCAGTGGTCCTCGAAAAGTAGCTGCTATTTTAAGcgaaaataatagaaagatCCGATTACTCGAGACTGAAGCGGAACCGGAAGATGAGGAGGATGATGACGAGGAAGAATCACGGACTATGGAAAGGATGATGGACACCACACCTAGTACACACTTTTCTGCGGAAACGAGACCTGATTCACAAGACTATTACTag